A region of Arabidopsis thaliana chromosome 5, partial sequence DNA encodes the following proteins:
- the PUP12 gene encoding purine permease 12 (purine permease 12 (PUP12); CONTAINS InterPro DOMAIN/s: Protein of unknown function DUF250 (InterPro:IPR004853); BEST Arabidopsis thaliana protein match is: Drug/metabolite transporter superfamily protein (TAIR:AT4G08700.1); Has 1807 Blast hits to 1807 proteins in 277 species: Archae - 0; Bacteria - 0; Metazoa - 736; Fungi - 347; Plants - 385; Viruses - 0; Other Eukaryotes - 339 (source: NCBI BLink).), whose protein sequence is MDEEEAMLLLKEEDEGRRRTSVPTQLMKLNRSQWWILVFISIFFLISAQAISVLLGRFYYNEGGNSKWISTLVQTGGFPILYLPLSLLPASQSSSSSSSSSSFKTLVWIYLSLGFAIGLDNFLYSVGLLYLSASTYSILCASQLAFNGVFYYYINSQKITCLIFFSVLFLSISAVLVSLDDDSNSPSGDSKWSYLIGCFCAVFASLIYSLQLSLMQFSFEKVLKSETLSMVLEMQIYTSLVASCVAVIGLFASGEWMLLSVEMEEFQEGQVIYVLTLVGAAVSCQLGCVGAVSLIFLVSSLFSNLISTLSLIVTPLAAIAVFHDKLTEVKMVAMPIAFTGFTFYIYQNYLDDLKVQRAREAQAE, encoded by the exons ATGG atgaagaagaagcaatgttGCTGcttaaggaagaagatgaaggaagacgaagaacTAGTGTTCCTACACAACTCATGAAACTAAATAGAAGCCAATGGTGGATTCTTGTTTTCATAAgcatcttctttctcatctctgCTCAAGCCATTTCTGTTCTTCTTGGTCGGTTTTATTACAATGAAGGTGGAAACAGTAAATGGATCTCTACTCTTGTTCAAACTGGTGGCTTTCCCATTCTTTATCtccctctttctctccttcctgcttcacaatcttcttcttcttcttcttcttcttcttctttcaagaCTCTGGTTTGGATTTATCTTTCTCTTGGTTTTGCTATTGGtttagataattttttataCTCTGTTGGACTTTTGTATCTCTCTGCTTCAACTTATTCGATTCTATGTGCTTCACAGTTAGCTTTCAATGGTGTCTTCTATTATTACATCAATTCTCAGAAAATcacttgtttgattttcttctcagtgttgtttctctctatctctgcTGTGTTGGTTTCTCTTGACGATGATTCAAATAGCCCATCAGGAGATTCTAAGTGGAGTTACTTGATTGGGTGTTTCTGTGCAGTTTTTGCTTCTCTTATCTATTCTCTTCAGCTCTCTCTTATGCAGTTTTCTTTCGAGAAGGTTCTCAAGAGTGAGACTCTCTCTATGGTTCTCGAGATGCAAATCTATACGTCGCTTGTGGCTTCTTGTGTAGCGGTTATCGGATTGTTCGCAAGCGGGGAATGGATGTTGTTGAGTGTGGAGATGGAAGAGTTTCAGGAAGGTCAAGtcatttatgttttgactTTGGTCGGGGCAGCGGTTTCGTGTCAATTGGGTTGTGTAGGAGCCGTGTCGCTTATATTTCTGGTGTCTTCGCTGTTTTCAAACCTTATTAGTACGCTCTCACTCATTGTTACGCCTCTCGCGGCCATTGCGGTGTTCCATGACAAGCTGACTGAGGTTAAGATGGTGGCGATGCCCATCGCCTTCACAGGATTCACGTTTTATATCTACCAGAACTATCTTGATGACTTGAAAGTACAAAGAGCACGAGAAGCTCAGGCCGAATGA
- a CDS encoding Pentatricopeptide repeat (PPR-like) superfamily protein has protein sequence MAMRFFQLHRNRLVKGNSGKALSFSRLLDLSFWVRAFCNYREILRNGLHSLQFNEALDLFTHMVESRPLPSIIDFTKLLNVIAKMKKFDVVINLCDHLQIMGVSHDLYTCNLLMNCFCQSSQPYLASSFLGKMMKLGFEPDIVTFTSLINGFCLGNRMEEAMSMVNQMVEMGIKPDVVMYTTIIDSLCKNGHVNYALSLFDQMENYGIRPDVVMYTSLVNGLCNSGRWRDADSLLRGMTKRKIKPDVITFNALIDAFVKEGKFLDAEELYNEMIRMSIAPNIFTYTSLINGFCMEGCVDEARQMFYLMETKGCFPDVVAYTSLINGFCKCKKVDDAMKIFYEMSQKGLTGNTITYTTLIQGFGQVGKPNVAQEVFSHMVSRGVPPNIRTYNVLLHCLCYNGKVKKALMIFEDMQKREMDGVAPNIWTYNVLLHGLCYNGKLEKALMVFEDMRKREMDIGIITYTIIIQGMCKAGLFREGLKHEAHVLFRKMKEDGVS, from the exons ATGGCGATGAGATTTTTTCAACTTCACCGAAATCGTCTTGTGAAAGGTAATTCTGGAAAAGCTCTCTCCTTTAGCCGCCTTTTAGATCTTAGTTTCTGGGTTCGAGCTTTTTGTAATTACCGAGAGATTTTGAGAAATGGTCTTCACTCTCTTCAGTTTAATGAAGCTCTCGATTTGTTCACTCACATGGTTGAGTCTCGTCCTCTTCCTTCAATTATCGATTTCACTAAGTTATTGAATGTTATTGCCAAAATGAAGAAGTTTGATGTTGTGATCAATCTCTGCGACCATCTGCAGATAATGGGAGTTTCACATGATCTCTATACTTGCAATCTTTTGATGAATTGTTTCTGCCAATCTTCTCAGCCTTATCTTGCCTCATCTTTTCttgggaagatgatgaaacttgGTTTTGAGCCTGATATTGTCACGTTTACTTCTCTGATCAATGGGTTCTGTCTCGGGAATAGAATGGAGGAGGCTATGTCTATGGTGAATCAGATGGTGGAGATGGGGATTAAACCTGATGTTGTAATGTATACAACAATCATTGATAGTCTTTGCAAAAACGGGCATGTGAATTACGCGTTGAGCCTTTTCGATCAAATGGAAAACTACGGGATTAGACCGGATGTTGTTATGTACACCTCTCTCGTGAACGGTCTTTGTAACTCTGGTAGATGGAGAGATGCTGATTCATTGCTGAGGGGTATGACGAAGAGGAAAATCAAACCTGATGTAATCACTTTCAATGCATTGATCGATGCGTTTGTGAAAGAAGGAAAGTTTTTGGATGCTGAAGAATTGTACAATGAGATGATTCGTATGTCTATAGCTCCTAATATTTTCACCTATACTTCATTGATCAATGGGTTTTGCATGGAAGGTTGTGTAGATGAGGCCagacaaatgttttatttgatggAAACCAAGGGTTGTTTTCCAGATGTAGTGGCTTATACTTCTCTCATAAACGGGTTTTGCAAGTGTAAGAAGGTAGATGATGCGATGAAAATCTTCTACGAGATGTCCCAAAAAGGATTGACTGGGAACACTATCACTTACACTACTCTTATCCAAGGTTTTGGTCAAGTGGGCAAACCTAATGTCGCCCAAGAAGTTTTTAGTCATATGGTTTCTCGTGGCGTGCCTCCCAATATTAGGACCTATAATGTTTTGTTACATTGTCTATGTTATAACGGGAAGGTAAAGAAAGCGTTGATGATATTTGAGGATatgcaaaagagagaaatggatGGTGTCGCTCCCAATATTTGGACTTACAACGTCTTGTTACATGGTCTATGTTATAATGGGAAGCTAGAGAAAGCCTTGATGGTATTCGAGGATAtgcgaaagagagagatggataTTGGAATTATTACATataccatcatcattcaaGGGATGTGCAAGGCTG GATTGTTTAGGGAAGGGTTAAAGCATGAAGCTCATGTGTTGTTtaggaaaatgaaagaagatggGGTTTCATAA
- a CDS encoding Pentatricopeptide repeat (PPR-like) superfamily protein (Pentatricopeptide repeat (PPR-like) superfamily protein; CONTAINS InterPro DOMAIN/s: Pentatricopeptide repeat (InterPro:IPR002885); BEST Arabidopsis thaliana protein match is: Pentatricopeptide repeat (PPR) superfamily protein (TAIR:AT3G16710.1); Has 1807 Blast hits to 1807 proteins in 277 species: Archae - 0; Bacteria - 0; Metazoa - 736; Fungi - 347; Plants - 385; Viruses - 0; Other Eukaryotes - 339 (source: NCBI BLink).): MAMRFFQLHRNRLVKGNSGKALSFSRLLDLSFWVRAFCNYREILRNGLHSLQFNEALDLFTHMVESRPLPSIIDFTKLLNVIAKMKKFDVVINLCDHLQIMGVSHDLYTCNLLMNCFCQSSQPYLASSFLGKMMKLGFEPDIVTFTSLINGFCLGNRMEEAMSMVNQMVEMGIKPDVVMYTTIIDSLCKNGHVNYALSLFDQMENYGIRPDVVMYTSLVNGLCNSGRWRDADSLLRGMTKRKIKPDVITFNALIDAFVKEGKFLDAEELYNEMIRMSIAPNIFTYTSLINGFCMEGCVDEARQMFYLMETKGCFPDVVAYTSLINGFCKCKKVDDAMKIFYEMSQKGLTGNTITYTTLIQGFGQVGKPNVAQEVFSHMVSRGVPPNIRTYNVLLHCLCYNGKVKKALMIFEDMQKREMDGVAPNIWTYNVLLHGLCYNGKLEKALMVFEDMRKREMDIGIITYTIIIQGMCKAGKVKNAVNLFCSLPSKGVKPNVVTYTTMISGLFREGLKHEAHVLFRKMKEDGVS, translated from the coding sequence ATGGCGATGAGATTTTTTCAACTTCACCGAAATCGTCTTGTGAAAGGTAATTCTGGAAAAGCTCTCTCCTTTAGCCGCCTTTTAGATCTTAGTTTCTGGGTTCGAGCTTTTTGTAATTACCGAGAGATTTTGAGAAATGGTCTTCACTCTCTTCAGTTTAATGAAGCTCTCGATTTGTTCACTCACATGGTTGAGTCTCGTCCTCTTCCTTCAATTATCGATTTCACTAAGTTATTGAATGTTATTGCCAAAATGAAGAAGTTTGATGTTGTGATCAATCTCTGCGACCATCTGCAGATAATGGGAGTTTCACATGATCTCTATACTTGCAATCTTTTGATGAATTGTTTCTGCCAATCTTCTCAGCCTTATCTTGCCTCATCTTTTCttgggaagatgatgaaacttgGTTTTGAGCCTGATATTGTCACGTTTACTTCTCTGATCAATGGGTTCTGTCTCGGGAATAGAATGGAGGAGGCTATGTCTATGGTGAATCAGATGGTGGAGATGGGGATTAAACCTGATGTTGTAATGTATACAACAATCATTGATAGTCTTTGCAAAAACGGGCATGTGAATTACGCGTTGAGCCTTTTCGATCAAATGGAAAACTACGGGATTAGACCGGATGTTGTTATGTACACCTCTCTCGTGAACGGTCTTTGTAACTCTGGTAGATGGAGAGATGCTGATTCATTGCTGAGGGGTATGACGAAGAGGAAAATCAAACCTGATGTAATCACTTTCAATGCATTGATCGATGCGTTTGTGAAAGAAGGAAAGTTTTTGGATGCTGAAGAATTGTACAATGAGATGATTCGTATGTCTATAGCTCCTAATATTTTCACCTATACTTCATTGATCAATGGGTTTTGCATGGAAGGTTGTGTAGATGAGGCCagacaaatgttttatttgatggAAACCAAGGGTTGTTTTCCAGATGTAGTGGCTTATACTTCTCTCATAAACGGGTTTTGCAAGTGTAAGAAGGTAGATGATGCGATGAAAATCTTCTACGAGATGTCCCAAAAAGGATTGACTGGGAACACTATCACTTACACTACTCTTATCCAAGGTTTTGGTCAAGTGGGCAAACCTAATGTCGCCCAAGAAGTTTTTAGTCATATGGTTTCTCGTGGCGTGCCTCCCAATATTAGGACCTATAATGTTTTGTTACATTGTCTATGTTATAACGGGAAGGTAAAGAAAGCGTTGATGATATTTGAGGATatgcaaaagagagaaatggatGGTGTCGCTCCCAATATTTGGACTTACAACGTCTTGTTACATGGTCTATGTTATAATGGGAAGCTAGAGAAAGCCTTGATGGTATTCGAGGATAtgcgaaagagagagatggataTTGGAATTATTACATataccatcatcattcaaGGGATGTGCAAGGCTGGTAAAGTGAAAAATGctgttaatttattttgtagcCTTCCTTCAAAAGGAGTGAAGCCTAATGTTGTAACATATACTACAATGATATCAGGATTGTTTAGGGAAGGGTTAAAGCATGAAGCTCATGTGTTGTTtaggaaaatgaaagaagatggGGTTTCATAA
- a CDS encoding Pentatricopeptide repeat (PPR-like) superfamily protein, with protein MGVSHDLYTCNLLMNCFCQSSQPYLASSFLGKMMKLGFEPDIVTFTSLINGFCLGNRMEEAMSMVNQMVEMGIKPDVVMYTTIIDSLCKNGHVNYALSLFDQMENYGIRPDVVMYTSLVNGLCNSGRWRDADSLLRGMTKRKIKPDVITFNALIDAFVKEGKFLDAEELYNEMIRMSIAPNIFTYTSLINGFCMEGCVDEARQMFYLMETKGCFPDVVAYTSLINGFCKCKKVDDAMKIFYEMSQKGLTGNTITYTTLIQGFGQVGKPNVAQEVFSHMVSRGVPPNIRTYNVLLHCLCYNGKVKKALMIFEDMQKREMDGVAPNIWTYNVLLHGLCYNGKLEKALMVFEDMRKREMDIGIITYTIIIQGMCKAGKVKNAVNLFCSLPSKGVKPNVVTYTTMISGLFREGLKHEAHVLFRKMKEDGVS; from the coding sequence ATGGGAGTTTCACATGATCTCTATACTTGCAATCTTTTGATGAATTGTTTCTGCCAATCTTCTCAGCCTTATCTTGCCTCATCTTTTCttgggaagatgatgaaacttgGTTTTGAGCCTGATATTGTCACGTTTACTTCTCTGATCAATGGGTTCTGTCTCGGGAATAGAATGGAGGAGGCTATGTCTATGGTGAATCAGATGGTGGAGATGGGGATTAAACCTGATGTTGTAATGTATACAACAATCATTGATAGTCTTTGCAAAAACGGGCATGTGAATTACGCGTTGAGCCTTTTCGATCAAATGGAAAACTACGGGATTAGACCGGATGTTGTTATGTACACCTCTCTCGTGAACGGTCTTTGTAACTCTGGTAGATGGAGAGATGCTGATTCATTGCTGAGGGGTATGACGAAGAGGAAAATCAAACCTGATGTAATCACTTTCAATGCATTGATCGATGCGTTTGTGAAAGAAGGAAAGTTTTTGGATGCTGAAGAATTGTACAATGAGATGATTCGTATGTCTATAGCTCCTAATATTTTCACCTATACTTCATTGATCAATGGGTTTTGCATGGAAGGTTGTGTAGATGAGGCCagacaaatgttttatttgatggAAACCAAGGGTTGTTTTCCAGATGTAGTGGCTTATACTTCTCTCATAAACGGGTTTTGCAAGTGTAAGAAGGTAGATGATGCGATGAAAATCTTCTACGAGATGTCCCAAAAAGGATTGACTGGGAACACTATCACTTACACTACTCTTATCCAAGGTTTTGGTCAAGTGGGCAAACCTAATGTCGCCCAAGAAGTTTTTAGTCATATGGTTTCTCGTGGCGTGCCTCCCAATATTAGGACCTATAATGTTTTGTTACATTGTCTATGTTATAACGGGAAGGTAAAGAAAGCGTTGATGATATTTGAGGATatgcaaaagagagaaatggatGGTGTCGCTCCCAATATTTGGACTTACAACGTCTTGTTACATGGTCTATGTTATAATGGGAAGCTAGAGAAAGCCTTGATGGTATTCGAGGATAtgcgaaagagagagatggataTTGGAATTATTACATataccatcatcattcaaGGGATGTGCAAGGCTGGTAAAGTGAAAAATGctgttaatttattttgtagcCTTCCTTCAAAAGGAGTGAAGCCTAATGTTGTAACATATACTACAATGATATCAGGATTGTTTAGGGAAGGGTTAAAGCATGAAGCTCATGTGTTGTTtaggaaaatgaaagaagatggGGTTTCATAA